Proteins found in one Litorihabitans aurantiacus genomic segment:
- a CDS encoding cytochrome c oxidase assembly protein, protein MPQDVSPAEAITGAPVPAEPTLLGWVTGFSPDVLVLTGVVSAAVVILTWYARLRRRGDAWPLARVASLLVGLGLIAWTSSGGAAVYGHILFSAHMVQHMVLVMLAPIFLVLGAPVTLAVRALPARGDGTRGPRELLLALVHSRVAGVFAQPVVAAVNVAGSMIVFYYTPLFELSLTNHLAHLGMIVHFTLAGYMFVNVLVGVDPGPKRPSYPLRLVLLFSTMAFHAFFGLSLTMGESLLASSWFGGLGLPWGVDALADQQWGGAFAWGFGEVPSLALAVALGLAWIRDDERAAKRLDRASDRDGGAELEAYNARLARMAGGSTPSRPDQETTR, encoded by the coding sequence GTGCCGCAGGACGTCAGCCCCGCCGAGGCGATCACGGGCGCGCCCGTGCCGGCCGAGCCGACGCTGCTGGGCTGGGTCACGGGCTTCTCCCCTGACGTGCTGGTGCTGACCGGGGTGGTGAGCGCCGCCGTCGTGATCCTCACGTGGTACGCCCGCCTGCGGCGGCGCGGGGACGCGTGGCCGCTCGCGCGCGTGGCGTCCCTGCTCGTGGGGCTCGGACTGATCGCGTGGACCTCCAGCGGCGGCGCGGCCGTGTACGGCCACATCCTCTTCAGCGCGCACATGGTGCAGCACATGGTGCTCGTGATGCTCGCGCCGATCTTCCTCGTGCTGGGTGCGCCGGTGACGCTCGCGGTGCGCGCGCTGCCCGCGCGCGGCGACGGGACGCGCGGGCCGCGCGAGCTGCTGCTGGCGCTCGTGCACTCGCGGGTGGCGGGCGTGTTCGCGCAGCCGGTCGTCGCGGCGGTGAACGTCGCGGGAAGCATGATCGTCTTCTACTACACGCCGCTGTTCGAGCTGTCGCTGACGAATCACCTCGCGCACCTCGGGATGATCGTGCACTTCACGCTCGCCGGGTACATGTTCGTGAACGTCCTGGTGGGCGTCGACCCCGGCCCGAAGCGGCCCAGCTACCCGCTGCGGCTCGTGCTCCTCTTCTCCACGATGGCGTTCCACGCGTTCTTCGGGCTGTCGCTGACGATGGGGGAGTCGTTGCTGGCGTCCTCGTGGTTCGGCGGGCTGGGGCTGCCGTGGGGTGTGGACGCGCTCGCGGACCAGCAGTGGGGCGGCGCGTTCGCGTGGGGCTTCGGCGAGGTGCCGTCGCTCGCGCTCGCGGTCGCCCTGGGGCTCGCGTGGATCCGTGACGACGAGCGGGCCGCGAAGCGGCTCGACCGCGCGTCCGACCGCGACGGCGGCGCGGAGCTCGAGGCGTACAACGCGCGGCTCGCGCGGATGGCCGGCGGCTCGACGCCGTCCCGACCCGATCAGGAGACCACCCGGTGA